In one Diceros bicornis minor isolate mBicDic1 chromosome 2, mDicBic1.mat.cur, whole genome shotgun sequence genomic region, the following are encoded:
- the LMOD3 gene encoding leiomodin-3: MSDYSRNSDQEELLDEELDEDKILANLSPEELRELQSEMEVMAPDPRLPVGMIQKDQTDKPPTGNFDHKSLVDYMYWQKASRRMLEDERVPVTFVPSEENAQEQHEEIDKGNKNVSQYLKEKLNNEIAAYKRESKGSNNVQETDNNDNNEDDDNDEEDEDEEDDEDDEGEEESEESDEKTKKEDEGKVKEQIRNGENNCPQMTNKAFEGQKDKRAAQEKSEKKISKLDPKKLALDTSFLKVSARPSGNQTDLDGSLKRVRQNDPDMKELNLNNIENIPKEMLLDFVNAMKKNKHIKTFSLANVGADENVAFALANMLRENRSITTLNIESNFITGKGIVAIMRCLQFNETLTELRFHNQRHMLGHHAEMEISRLLKANNTLLKMGYHFELPGPRMVVTNLLTRNQDKQRQKRQEEQKQQQLKEQRKLIAMLENGLGLPPGMWEMLGGPMPDSRMQEFLQPPPRPPNPQAVPLSRRNEMMKKPSQPPQHRTDPDSFRMVKLKRIQRKSRMPEAREPPEKTNLKDVIKTLKPVPRNRPPPLVEITPRDQLLNDIRHSNIAYLKPVQLPKELA; encoded by the exons ATGTCAGACTACAGCAGGAATTCAGATCAAGAAGAACTTCTTGATGAGGAGCTTGATGAAGACAAAATCTTGGCCAACTTGTCCCCCGAAGAGCTAAGGGAACTGCAATCTGAAATGGAAGTCATGGCCCCTGACCCCAGGCTTCCTGTGGGAATGATTCAGAAAGATCAAACCGATAAGCCACCGACAGGAAACTTCGACCATAAATCCCTCGTCGATTATATGTATTGGCAAAAGGCGTCCAGACGCATGCTGGAAGATGAACGCGTTCCTGTCACCTTTGTACCATCTGAG GAAAATGCTCAAGAGCAGCATGAAGAAATAGACAAAGGTAACAAAAACGTGTCCcagtatttaaaagaaaagctcAACAATGAAATTGCTGCATATAAAAGAGAATCGAAGGGCAGCAACAATGTCCAAGAAAcggataataatgataataatgaagatgatgataatgatgaagaAGATGAAGATGAGGAAGATGATGAAGACGatgaaggagaagaggagagtgaggagagtgatgagaaaacaaaaaaagaagatgaagGCAAAGTAAAGGAGCAAATCAGAAATGGCGAGAACAACTGCCCCCAGATGACTAATAAAGCATTCGAAGGACAGAAAGACAAAAGAGCTGCCcaagaaaaaagtgagaaaaaaatatcaaaattagatCCTAAGAAGTTAGCTTTAGATACCAGTTTTTTGAAGGTAAGTGCAAGGCCTTCAGGAAACCAAACGGACCTGGATGGGAGCTTGAAGCGAGTTAGACAAAATGATCCTGACATGAAGGAACTCAACCTGAACAACATTGAAAACATCCCCAAGGAAATGCTATTGGACTTTGTCAATGccatgaagaaaaacaaacacatcaaaaCCTTCAGTTTAGCAAATGTGGGTGCAGATGAGAATGTAGCGTTTGCCTTGGCTAACATGTTACGTGAAAACAGGAGTATTACCACTCTCAACATCGAGTCCAATTTCATCACAGGTAAAGGAATTGTGGCCATCATGAGGTGTCTCCAATTTAATGAGACACTAACCGAACTTCGGTTTCATAATCAAAGGCACATGCTGGGCCACCATGCTGAAATGGAAATATCCAGGCTTTTGAAGGCAAACAACACTCTCCTGAAGATGGGCTACCATTTTGAGCTTCCAGGTCCCAGAATGGTGGTAACCAATCTGCTCACCAGGAATCAGGATAAACAAAGGCAAAAAAGACAAGAAGAACAGAAACAGCAGCAACTCAAAGAGCAGAGAAAGTTAATTGCCATGTTGGAGAATGGATTAGGGTTGCCACCTGGGATGTGGGAGATGTTGGGAGGACCAATGCCCGATTCCAGAATGCAGGAGTTCCTCCAACCTCCTCCTCGACCTCCCAACCCCCAAGCAGTCCCCTTGAGTAGACGAAATGAAATGATGAAAAAGCCATCGCAGCCTCCTCAGCACAGGACAGACCCCGACTCCTTCCGGATGGTGAAGCTGAAAAGGATCCAGCGCAAATCTCGGATGCCGGAAGCCAGAGAACCACCCGAGAAAACCAACCTCAAAGATGTGATCAAAACACTCAAACCAGTACCCAGAAATAGGCCACCCCCATTGGTGGAAATCACTCCCAGAGATCAGCTCTTGAATGACATTCGTCACAGCAACATCGCCTATCTTAAACCT